The genomic interval TATAAGAGCTGACAGAAGAATTAAACTTGGGGGTATGTACACAAATATAGACAATAATGATTTTGAATTCTATGGTTATAATTATCAAGAAAAACAAATGAAGGATTTAATTAATCTAACTTTAGGTTTTAAACATAAAATTGTATATTCACTTTATTTCAATACTAAATTTAATATTGCTACATTTAACGAAGATAATCCAATGCAAAGATATAATTCTAGAATGTGGAAAGATTATTCTCAAGGTTTAGGTTTTTCTTTAACTTACGATTCTCCTATAGGACCTATTGAATTTTCTGTATCTTCAGATTTGCAAAATATAAAACCTATTGGAAGTATATCTATTGGTTATAAATTTGATTAATATTAGGGGGTTTAATTTATGTTTCAGGATTTTGATATTATGAGATTTTTAATTCTTGCAGTTTGTTGTTTTATTGCCTCTGTTGTTGATGCAATTTCTGGTGGTGGAGGTCTTATTTCTTTACCAGCATATTTTGCAGTAGGTTTCCCTCCACATATAGCATTGGGTACAAATAAGCTTTCAGCTTTCCTTTCTACTTTTGCCAGTGCATTTAAGTTTTGGAAGGCTAAAAAAATTAATGTAGAAATTGTCTCAAAATTATTTGCATATTCTCTTGCAGGAGCTGTTTTAGGTGTTAAAACTGCTGTTTCTATAGACACAAAGTATTTTAAGCCTATTTCTTTTGTAATTTTAATAGTAGTTTTTCTTTATGCTTTAAAGAATAAATCTATGGGTGAAGTTAACTACTATAAAGGTACTACCCCAAAAACTATTTTACTTGGAAAAATAATGGCTTTTTGTTTAGGTTTCTATGATGGTTTCTTAGGTCCAGGTACAGCAGCATTTTTAATGTTTTGTCTAATTAAAATATTTAAATTAGATTTCTCTTCAGCGAGCGGAAACACTAAGATTCTAAATCTTTCGAGTAATTTTGCAAGCTTAGTTG from Fusobacterium pseudoperiodonticum carries:
- a CDS encoding sulfite exporter TauE/SafE family protein, producing MFQDFDIMRFLILAVCCFIASVVDAISGGGGLISLPAYFAVGFPPHIALGTNKLSAFLSTFASAFKFWKAKKINVEIVSKLFAYSLAGAVLGVKTAVSIDTKYFKPISFVILIVVFLYALKNKSMGEVNYYKGTTPKTILLGKIMAFCLGFYDGFLGPGTAAFLMFCLIKIFKLDFSSASGNTKILNLSSNFASLVVFAFLGKLNWLYGIPIALVMTVGAIIGARLAILKGNKFIKPVFLIVTIVLILKMSVEIFF